The following proteins are co-located in the Sporosarcina pasteurii genome:
- a CDS encoding LacI family DNA-binding transcriptional regulator, which translates to MATMRDVANEAGVSVATVSRVLNKNGYVSQESELKVIKAIEKLNYKPNAVARALFHKTSKMIGLIVPDITNPFFPELARAVEDVSMIYGYKVLLGNSDGNAEKEQTYLDLFNQKYVDGVIMTGHSSEKHISLHANTPVVVLDRASYSELPTVTSDNYEGARQATKLLIEKGAKNIAHIRGPREITSANDRYRGFIDEIEENNMSYIIEESAFNLAAAEEVAHAFFDKFTQIDGIFCSNDTIAVGFLKVALKRGIQIPEELQIVGFDGVAFGKMVYPELTTIAQPIYDLGAVASRLLIKLIENEEPEQTIYELKTRVIQRGTTR; encoded by the coding sequence TTGGCAACAATGAGAGACGTAGCAAATGAGGCGGGAGTTTCCGTTGCGACAGTTTCAAGGGTACTGAATAAAAATGGCTATGTAAGTCAAGAATCAGAACTAAAGGTAATCAAGGCAATTGAAAAATTGAATTATAAACCGAACGCTGTAGCAAGGGCTCTGTTCCATAAAACGTCAAAGATGATTGGTTTAATTGTGCCAGATATTACAAACCCGTTTTTTCCAGAGCTAGCAAGAGCTGTTGAAGACGTTTCCATGATTTATGGCTACAAAGTATTGCTCGGTAATTCAGATGGAAATGCAGAAAAGGAACAGACTTATCTAGATTTATTTAATCAAAAATATGTTGATGGTGTAATTATGACAGGGCATTCATCGGAAAAGCATATTTCTTTACATGCTAATACACCAGTTGTTGTATTGGACCGCGCAAGTTATTCAGAATTGCCAACGGTTACATCCGATAACTATGAAGGTGCGCGTCAGGCTACAAAATTGTTAATCGAAAAAGGAGCAAAAAACATTGCTCACATTCGAGGGCCACGCGAAATTACATCTGCAAATGATCGTTATCGAGGATTTATTGATGAAATAGAAGAAAATAATATGAGCTATATCATTGAGGAATCAGCTTTTAACCTTGCGGCTGCAGAAGAAGTTGCCCATGCATTTTTTGATAAATTTACACAGATAGATGGTATTTTTTGTAGCAATGATACGATTGCAGTTGGATTTCTCAAAGTAGCTTTAAAAAGAGGCATTCAAATTCCCGAAGAATTACAAATTGTCGGGTTTGATGGCGTTGCGTTTGGTAAAATGGTTTATCCCGAGTTAACAACCATTGCCCAACCAATTTATGATTTAGGGGCGGTGGCATCTCGATTATTAATAAAACTGATTGAAAATGAAGAACCAGAACAGACGATATATGAATTAAAAACAAGAGTAATTCAAAGAGGTACGACGAGATAG